The window AAAGTCTACCAGCAGAAAGAAAGAGCTCGACATAAAGAAAGGGCATAAGGAATATGTTTATTCATCAGCTGCAACTGCAAAAGAAGGCCAGAAGAAATATGATTATTCATCAGCTACAAAAGGTACTAGCTCACGGAATCGCACAGATTATGATCTGCTTAATTTAACAACTCTGGCTACTTCTTCTTACCCTACTGGCGGTGGCCACCACCATACTGGTGGCGGTCACCATCACGGAAGCGGCGGTTTGGGTGGCGGTCATCATCATGGAAGCAGCGGTTTTAGTGTCGGCCATCATCACGGAGGCAGCGATTGGGGTGGCTTTCACCATATCGGAGGCGGCGGTTTGGGTGGCGGTGGTCATAATCATGGTTTCTGAGGAAACTAGCTAGGATCAACTTAggtctttcttcttttaaaattagTTGGATATAGGAAATATAGTGGTGgtggtgtgtgtgtgtatatatatatatatatatatatgaaatcaaATAGCTAGCTGGTATTTTCATCATATTTGATACTGCAAATTAATTAGGATCATGTCATGCCATTAACTTTTTTCTATGGCGTGGGTTTGTGTTCTTTTCCCTCTTTATTATTCTAATAAATCTTATTAGTGAAAATCTGTTGTGTTGTTAATTCTATATATGGGATTAATGTACAGGCATATATATGACTTTCTTTGTTTGGTGTAATTTAATTTTATCTTTGGTAATCTGGAAAGCATTAATTTGGAATTTAGGTGTTTTGACCAATTAAATGCTGAAACTTCATGTTGTTTTTATTTATCTCATTGTAGAATTAATGTTTAGCTGTGGCAGATAGGGCATGCTTGTGCAGAAATTATTGTTGCAAAGGATAAGGAGATTTTTATAGCTTGTTAGTTACtatcgtttttatttctttttctttctaataTTCATGAATGAATGGCTTCCTGTCTCCGCTAGGCTGTTGAAACAATTCAGAACTTGAATGCATTGCCCAGCTTCTTGTGTTCTTTGCCCTTTGGCGGCTGCAGATTTACTTTTAACTTGTTGCCATATATCTCCACTTCCTTCTCTTTTATCATTGTTCACTTGTTGCTTATCAGTTTTCCTTTGTACCTCCTGCTGATGCTGGCTTTGTAATCCAGCTCTATTATTGATAGGCTTCCATTCTGTTCTCTGCTTTGCCACTGTCTTCTATTGTTGCTGTCCTGTTTTCTTCTCTACCCCTACTGTGTTGATCTGCTTTTGTTGACAATTGTGGCCTATTTGCATACATCTTGGACAATATGTAGGCTTCCAGTCATACCATATCTCTTGTGCCATGATTCTGCCCTTTGGATCTTTTATTTTAATAACATTTGGTAACACCTTAGTAACATCAACTTCTACCAATATCCTCGCATATGAAATTCTCTCAGTATTTGAAGTACAAGCATCTGCATATATTGGCTGGTCAAAACCACTACCAATTTTGCTCAATGCACTTGCATTCCAACAACATAGAGGTAAGTTAGGCAGTTTGATCACAATGGGAATTATCTTCAAATCCTCAGCATCAAAGTCAAATTCAGCAGTCCATGCCTTCATAATAACTGGTCTATTGTTAGCATATGTGGCCCTGAATACATCACCATATCCCTCTCCTCCAAACATGAAAAATTAATCACAAAATAACCAGCATTATGATAATATACTTTTGGTTTTATTGAGAAATCCCCTTGTCCTGCCACAAATCTCTCCATAGCCCCAATAGAAGGTGATCCACCTATGACATATACTATTGCCGCATATTTTCACTTGTGTACTTCATTATCAATATCCTCTTGTACCAGTTCTACAATCGACTCACCCTCAACAATAGTAGGCGGTATAAACTTCCGATCCATGCCTCTTTTTGCTAGATTATTCTCCTCAAACAGCATCAACCATGTCTTAGTTGGCCTTGGTTCAGATTCCAACTGTAACTTCCTCTGTGCACCTCCAGTTTGAGCTACTGTTCCATTGGTGTTTCCACTTGAAACAGACTTCAATTTCAGATTTACAGCTTGCATCTGTTGTTGTGATGGTCCTTCCGAGCTTGATACTTTCTGCATGTTAGTCGGTGTTGTCCATGTACCAGCTGATGCTTTGCTTCCTCCACTTCGAGCTGGTAGGGTTGGCCATATCTCCAATTCCGGTGTTGCATGCTCCTTTCCTTTATGTACTGATGTTTCCTCACTCAATTTCCTTTCATTTGTGATGTTTGCCTCTTTGACCCCTGCTTTGTTCAATGTAACAGTACTATCACCTCCGATTGCTAGAGGTTTTGGTGTAACCAATCTCACAGTTTCTAGAGTCCTTCCTTCCATTGAGTTGTTGTCTTCCTTAATCAGTAGCTTAGTAGCCTTCGATGGCTGTCCTCATGCTCTCTCCATTCTGGTGAGCGCAGGTTAGCAATTCACACTAAAATGCGCcgagaaagaaagagaagagaaaggcaaatagatgattatattttttttgtaaaattataacttataataaaattaacttacaattttacatataaataataaatgcacgaaaattaatttatcaaaattatactccaaagttaagatgtaaaattaatattataaaaatattacataaacataattaggtatatatataaagagataaattaaaagagttaaaaaataaaatatgctTGCATTGTCTATGGAAGGAGGTAAGATTTCATTCAGGCAGAGGCGGATTTACTGTGAAAAATgtggttcacgtgaacccatggtCCCTCGGCTAAAATATGTATATGATGTATATAATTTGCAAAAAAGTAGTTATATATATTTGATGACATCCATGGTCAAAAAGGGTGAAGTGGTGCACTGAATTTGCCTTCTTATTCCTAAAAGCCAATTGCCTGAGGGCAAGGGATCGAATCCCTGCTTGTCagtagtttatatatatatatatatatatatatatatatatatatatatatatatatatatatatatatatttattctgCGAGCGTTTCATATATCCTATTAGATATATCATTGCCCAACTTCTACACAGAGATGACAGATCCACACGGTTCCCCAATTCCCAAATATCAAAATTATTCCCTAATTCCTAATCTCAATTTATCCCAAAAGGTCAcacgttaaaaaaaaaaaaagaagcaaaacccTAGTTCCTATTTTGATTTCTTCTTGTCTCTTGTTCTAAAATCTAAAGCTAATTTTGACATCCTGTCTCCATTTACTCTCTGACTGCCTGTGCAATGCTATTTTCCAATTCCTCCAAGGTAAGGTCCAATCTTTTTCTAAACTAGTTAATAAGTTTTCTTGTAGGTTTATTCcgattttgggattttttttCCTGTAACTACTGAATGAAGGAGATTTTTTCTGATTTAGATTTATTTTGATAACTTTTCTTGAGCTAATCCTTTTTGATTGATATTGAATTACAGTGTATATAATTTACTCTATTGAAGCTAATaaaatatacataatatacaaagCGCTCCTAAGAGCTTAGTCATAAATAAAGATAAAAGTAACTCTAAAGTCTAAAGTCTACTGCAAATTGCAAAAGTACCATATTATCACTACGAAGGACTCTTCAGTGAAgcaaagtttttcttttttgtggTTTTATTTCAACAAAGGttcttttaatataaaaatttcaGGATTATGTCAAGTGAAGAATTGGGCAGTGGGCAAGCACTTCCATTTGATCTCAAAGATAAAATTATCAAAAGTTGCAGAAGAACtggtaagttttctttttattttaattgaacttgAAAGGGGTGTGATTCCTCTATTTTATTATGTTTGAAAGGGTGTGATTCTCCTATTTTCTTGAATACAGAAGGGGTGTGATTCCTCTTGTTTATTATGAATTTAAAAGTGTGATTCCCTTAGTTTTAttatgaatttgaattttgatgatgagAGATATTTGACTTTGTAGGAACATCAAAATGGATAAATTTGTGATCAGGTCAAACATTGGCCAATCAAGTTCCAATGGTAGTAGTCGGCCTTCTGTTAGTTCGAATATAGCTCCTGAAATCCAAAGAGGGACAATCGTATCCCCTCCTTCAAATGTTGATAGTGTTCTTGACCTAAGATCTCCCAATCATAATCCCAAAGAAAAAATACCGATTCTTCAGTATGCCCCTAATATCCGAGATAAAGTGAGGAGACATTATATTCAAAAAGGGGCTTGTCAACCGAGTGGCCATGCTTTCCCTAAAACTAAATTTGGGAACAAAATGCATCAATTTAATCCCGATTCATTCTAGGGTCCATATTCTCAATGGTTGCAATATAGCATAAAAAGTGATGCTGCATTCTGTTTGTGTTggtatttgtttaaaaatgaacTTGAAAGTCGTGGTAATGCGGGAGATGCATTTACAAAAGATGGTTTTAAGGGTTGGAACAAAGGTACGGAAAGACTTAGAACGCATGTCTGGGGAAGTAAGTAGTATCCATCACAAATGTTTTAATAGGATGCAAGATTTGATAAATCAAGAACAATcgattcaatcttcttttcacaAGAAAAGTGAGAAAGTAAAAAGCGATCATCGGATACGTTTAAATGCCTCGGTTGATGTGGTAAGATTTCTCTTAAGAAATGGGTTGTCATTTCGTGGTCATAATGAAAGTGAAGATTCTGAAGACAAAGATTTTTTTCTTGAACTTTTGGAATTTCATGGGGATAAGCATTCAGATGTGGGAAAGGTAACATTACATAAAGCTCCAAAAAATGATATGATTATTTGTCCAGCAATTCAAAAGGATATTGTGGATGCTTGTGCTAAAGAAACAAGTAAAGCTATTATCCAAGATTTGGATGACGAATTCTTTGGGATATTGGTTGATGAATCAAAGGACATCTCACATAAAGAGCAAATGGCCCTTGTTATACAATATGTTAACAAAAGAGGGGAGGTGATTGAGCGCGTTTTGGGTATTGTCCATGTGAATGATTCATCTGCATTATCATTAcagaaaataatttatgatttgctTTTGGATCACTCGTTAAGCTCATCCAAGCTACGTGGACAAGGTTACGATGGATCTAACAATATGCAAGGAAGAATAAATGGCCTAAAATCTTTGATTTTACAAGATGTTTTATATGCCTATTGTGTTCATTGTTTTGCCAATCAGTTGTAATTAACACTTGTAGCTCTTTCTAAAAAGCATCCGGATGTGAATAATTTTTTTGATGTTGTCACTAACACATTGAATACTATTGGAACATCTTTTAAAAGCAGGGAAATACTTCGACAACACCAAGTAGAGAAGTTGGAAGAATTACTTAAGTCTGGAGATTACCGGGCAAGGATTGAATCAAGAACGTGGGCTCCAACGACCGGGTGATACTCGTTGGGGTTCGCATTTTAAGACCTTGGAAAATGTCTTGATTATATTTTCTTCGATTGTTAACGTTCTTAAAGATATGCAACAAGATAGTCTTCTTTCTCTTGATAGATTTGCAGCAAAAAAAATCTTTTGGGTAATATTCAAGAATTTGAGTTTGTGTTTTTATTGCACTTGATGTTCAAGATGTTGCTTTTTACAGATGAATTGAACAAAGCTTTACAAAAGAAAGATCAAGACATAGTCAATGCTATGAGGTTGCTTGACCTTGCAAATATAAGATTGCAGACTATGAGAGAAAGTGAATTTGAGTTCTTGATGAATGAAGTTTACTCATTCTGTGGTAAACATGATATTATGATCCCAAATGGATGAAGATTGTCCAAGATCGATACGAAAGAGGTCGGGAGTTTCATATTCACATCACTTTATTGTGAAAATATTTTATGCAACTATTGATTTTCAGCTTCATGAGCTAAATAGTCGTTTTGATGTAATGACTAGTGACTTACTCCTTGGTATGGCTTGTTTGAATCCGATTGATTCATTTGCTAATTTTGACAAAGACAGAATAATGAAGTTGGCCAAGTATTATCCAAGTGAGTTTGATGACAACAAGCTTCGAGATCTCAGCTTTCAGCTTGATAGTTTCATTGTCTATGCTCGAATGCCTCATAGCAAATTTATCAACTTGAAGGGAATGAAGGATCTTGCTATAGTGATGGCAGAGACAAAATTGGATCAAACTTAGtgtcatatttatttatttgtgaaGTTGACTTTGATTCTATCTGTTGCTACTGCAAGCGTGGAAAGGGCATTTTCCTCAATTAAGCTCATAAAAAGTGATCTACGTAATAGCATTAGTGAAGAGTTTTTGAATGGCTGTTTCGTTTGCAATATAGAGCGTAAGGTATTTGCAACTGTAAGTAATGATGCTATTATTGATCGTTTTCAAAGTATGAAAACTCGTCGAGTACAATTGTAAATTGATAATATTTGTTTTTGTGATAATGAAACTAATTATTTTTTTGCTCGGTAAGTTGTTGTGattgtaaaattttatattatCAAACTAAATGTTAATCTTGAAAGTAATGGTGCACCCATCGTCCCGAATTTCTAGATCCGCCTCCGGTTAGATCTCTAATCTCCAAAGTAATTCAGCCCTTCAACAATAATTATACCTATCATTGCTATTtccttgaaattatcccaaattTAGAGGAGGGTTGGAGATGGCCTTAGGACTCTCGTTATTGAAGTAAGGGAAAAAGACTCCTAAAAGAAATAAATCTATTTCATATGCCTTATCTTTTTCTTGGAAGAGAAGttttgcacttttataaattgAAACATGCTTCTCacacaagaacaacaacaatatccACAATGTAGTATTTCGGAGAGTTTTGTTTAGGGGGAGAATTTATTCTCTCTATAAGTTTATTTTATATTAGTAGATTGATGTAGGTCACtagaccataccacttttgaatGTAGGTATCTTCAAGAGTATCAATGGTTCTGTTCTAGTGATTATTTTGTAAATTTGTACCATAGCAATTTTTCGattaatttattttgtataacaaaaattgaacttttcaaaacCATCTCAATCATCCCGATTTCTTTTCGGTATCAATAAAGTCCGGTTAacttttggtattttttttaaacatcAGATAAATATCGCTAGTGGAAGATAGAATGATAAAATGCGTACATGCATAGAACTTTGGTAAAAAGATTTGGACAATTTTACTGTACTGATGAATCAAGGGAACATAGCAGATGGCCAAAATAGATCTTGATCCATTCCTCAATTCTACAAAAGCgtaaaataaattaagcaaagACAAGAGTGATATAAATAACACGAATGGAACGATACTAATCAATTTGGGACTGAAGAAtaacttttattaaaaaattaagtATCCAACAATATAACTCTACAtcaaaagagaggaaaaatatcCAATGCCTTGTGACTTACTACTTAAGATTGCTCGATTACCTTGTGGTTTGCTACTCAAGATGTAATTCAGTTTCAATATGAGTAAGCAAAATAGGTATAGGAGTTGGGACTTTGGGTGTTAATTACTTGTGGTATAGCTGTTTCCATAATCTCACGGCCCAAGGGGAAAAATTCTAATGCTTTGTTATATTTGAACCtagtatataaaatatattttcataataaatttattTGGTACGATTcagtaatttttaatttatttttataaaattaaaaacctACCTAATTATTCGATATGGtcataaatttatataaaaacctaaaAGATACGGTACGGTTCGATTTGATAGGTCTAATCGACTTTTAAAGATCCATTAATACTCATACTATTAATATCATAGCATGTACTTATTAAAATCTAAAATGTTATAATATAatcaattattttaaataaataaaaaaactagaAGAAGAGCCACAGAGAGAACTGTAGAGGTTATTGATATAATTAATAGCGGTAGAGGAGAGAAGAAAACATTATTCCTCAAGAAAGGGGGTTAActttaagaaaaagaaatttaattagCTACcatgtaatttcttttcttgtataTGGAATCTTTATCTGTATTGGCATGGAATTAAAGATTGAGTGCACTTGGACCATTAGAGGCCACTTTGATTCAGGGAACCAAAGGAGAAAACCCACTTGGACCATACAGAGATTTACTCGCTGAGATGCAATTTCCCCTTTGCATCTTTTGGCTATTAAATATGTTTGATTACTCACCAAGAAGTACAATCAAGTTACTTCTCATTAATACAGCAGAAAATGAGAAGCATCAATCTTTTTACAATTCATCACAAAAAAGCACGAttggataagctttttcagaTGTTTTCCACCGCAAAAGCAAGTCGGTCAGAATTTGGATATTTGGACAATGCACTAGATATTGGGCGTTGCAGAAGCTCCAAGATGccttccaatccaagctttacGGATATATGCAAAGCTTCAGGTGCATCTGCGAGCATAAGCAGCATAGCGACAGGTTGGACCTCATCATCACTGTAGTCTGAAGTTCCACTAGCTATGCATGACTCATTTATTTGATGCAAAGCATAATCAAAAAGCACCAGGTACAGATTCCTTCTTTCTTCCCTTGAGTTTGAAAGCACTAACCTCTAAGCAAAACCTATCTCTTTGTACGACATACAAACAATCAAAAATGAGATTGCTAGTAGATCTGACTTTATCAGCAAAAACATCAACCAACCAAAAGGAATACAACATTCCCAACTGGAAAGCAAATTAGCGTCGACATAAGACTCCCTAACATCTGAATAAATAAGACTCCCTAACATTTGTATAAATAAGACTCCCTAACATTTGAATACATAAGACTCTGACATTTGAATATATAAGACTTCCTAACATTAACATCATGTTCAATAGCCCAGTAAAAGTATCACCAAACACCAACTCAGGTAAACCAAAATATTTTTTGCTAACAGCTCATGAGACAATGGAATCTGTTCCCAGACTCTGCACTGGGTAAAAATCAATATTCTGTTCCAACTTTGCCTAAAAATACAACTCCCCCCAACCCCAACTTTAGACTATTCCAGCTACTCACAGATGAAATCTCTTCAGAGATTCTGCACATCTTAAATAAAGCTGCCAACAACTTATAGCACATAAATGGAAAGCATTTTTAACCTACCTGGCAGATATGAAGATAGCTTGTATAGATAGGTTTGACCTATAAATCTGGTTTGTACCAAAAACAAATAAGCGAATTTTATACAATAGGCACAAAATGCCAAGCAAAAGTTAATCCCATATGATGGGCTTCCAGTATAAGACATGTTTCACCGTTTACATTTTCATCTAAGAACATGAATTTTGTGAAGCACGTTCTGTTTCCCGCCACCATCATGGGGCCTTGAATATCAGTTGTAGATCCTAGAATTTATAGGTGGAGCTTGAAGCTGGCTAAATTTTGCTGATATTGGAGATCAACCTTGAAGATGTGTGGCACTAAGTACCCAGCAAAATTATGGAGATTTTTCAGCAGTTGGATTGCCACCCTTAGACTAGTTCATCAAAGAGAAACACCAATGGCTCTCTCTATTGCACCTACACAAAATTCATATCCCCCTCTTCACCTCAACCCAGCTACAGCCTGGTGTCTTTCTCAATCCAGTTTCATTCATCTTTACTCTAGTATGTCCTGCATCATTCCACCTACCAGATTGAGAATACAAGCTTGATAATACCACATAATGAGCTGGGTTTCCTTGCTCAAGCTTGACAAGATGCTTCAAAGCAACCTCTGCTAACTCGATATTAGAATGCATTCTAGATGCATCCAACAAGGCTCCCCAAACTCCACCATCTGGCTCCATAGGCATTGTCTTAAGCAGATCCATAATTTCATAAAACAAGCCAGCACGGCCTAACAAGTCTACCATACAGGCATAGTGTTCCACATCTGGCTCGATGTGGTATTTGTCACGCATGTGGTGAAATATTTTCCTTCCTTCTTCAACCAAGCCTGCATGTCTGCAGGCAGACAAGACACTAAGGAAGGATATAGCATCAACTTCAATGTCCCTATTTTCCATTAGAGAGAAAACAGAAAGAGCACGATCGCCTTCCCCATGCATAGAATATGCTGTAAGTAAAGCATTCCAAGAAACAGTGTCAGTGTTCTTCATCTCCTCAAATATACGCTCCGAAAGGTCAAGTTGACCACATTTGGCATACATATCGATAAGACTGTTCCCTACAAGCTTATGAGACTGAAAGCCACTCTTAATTATGTAGGAATGTATAGTCATGCCCTCTCTCAAACATGTCAAATGTGACACCGCAGGCAGGATGCTCACAATTGTGACCACATTGGG of the Nicotiana tabacum cultivar K326 chromosome 7, ASM71507v2, whole genome shotgun sequence genome contains:
- the LOC107790417 gene encoding uncharacterized protein LOC107790417, translated to MREMHLQKMVLRVGTKVRKDLERMSGEVSSIHHKCFNRMQDLINQEQSIQSSFHKKSEKVKSDHRIRLNASVDVVRFLLRNGLSFRGHNESEDSEDKDFFLELLEFHGDKHSDVGKVTLHKAPKNDMIICPAIQKDIVDACAKETSKAIIQDLDDEFFGILVDESKDISHKEQMALVIQYVNKRGEVIERVLGIVHVNDSSALSLQKIIYDLLLDHSLSSSKLRGQDELNKALQKKDQDIVNAMRLLDLANIRLQTMRESEFEFLMNELHELNSRFDVMTSDLLLGMACLNPIDSFANFDKDRIMKLAKYYPSEFDDNKLRDLSFQLDSFIVYARMPHSKFINLKGMKDLAILTLILSVATASVERAFSSIKLIKSDLRNSISEEFLNGCFVCNIERKVFATVSNDAIIDRFQSMKTRRVQLLSALGPLEATLIQGTKGENPLGPYRDLLAEMQFPLCIFWLLNMFDYSPRSTIKLLLINTAENEKHQSFYNSSQKSTIG